One Loxodonta africana isolate mLoxAfr1 chromosome 4, mLoxAfr1.hap2, whole genome shotgun sequence genomic region harbors:
- the TRABD gene encoding traB domain-containing protein isoform X3, whose protein sequence is MRNQHQENRPVPLLDPSSRQPLLRFPGPTGNSTCSQNSRSPSSGVTWASLRSHGWNLVSPIEQGPATMEGEEEEPPQEAAMELVGTPGAAESAPRVIAGEPQNLSDMDAFNLLLEVKLKRRRERPDLPRTVTELVAEDGSRVYVVGTAHFSDDSKRDVAKTIRAVQPDVVVVELCQYRVSMLKMDERTLLREAKEVSLEKLQQAVRQNGVMSGLMQMLLLKVSAHITEQLGMAPGGEFREAFKEASKVPFCKFHLGDRPIPVTFKRAIAALSFWQKVKLAWGLCFLSDPIRTTWRNANRRTCWSR, encoded by the exons ATGAGGAACCAGCACCAGGAGAACAG GCCAGTGCCTCTTCTGGACCCTTCCTCCAGGCAGCCGCTACTCAGGTTCCCGGGCCCCACCGGCAATTCCACCTGCAGCCAGAACAGCAGATCTCCGAGCAGTGGGGTGACTTGGGCCTCACTGCGGAGCCACGGCTGGAACCTG GTCTCACCCATCGAGCAGGGACCTGCAACcatggagggggaggaggaggagccgCCTCAGGAG GCTGCCATGGAACTAGTCGGGACGCCGGGGGCTGCAGAGTCAGCACCCAGGGTGATTGCTGGAGAACCCCAGAATCTGT CCGACATGGATGCCTTCAACCTGCTGCTGGAGGTGAAGCTGAAGCGGCGGCGTGAGCGGCCCGACCTGCCTCGCACTGTGACAGAGCTGGTTGCTGAGGACGGGAGCCGCGTGTATGTGGTGGGCACGGCCCACTTCAGTGATGACAGCAAGAGGGACGTTGCCAAA ACCATCCGGGCAGTGCAGCCCGACGTGGTGGTGGTGGAGCTGTGCCAGTACCGTGTGTCCATGCTCAAGATGGACGAACGCACCCTGTTGCGTGAGGCCAAGGAGGTCAGCCTAGAGAAGCTTCAGCAGGCTGTCCGGCAG AACGGAGTCATGTCTGGACTGATGCAGATGCTGCTGCTGAAGGTGTCGGCCCACATCACTGAGCAGCTGGGCATGGCACCTGGCGGGGAGTTCAGGGAGGCCTTCAAGGAG GCAAGCAAGGTGCCTTTCTGCAAGTTTCACCTGGGCGACCGGCCCATTCCTGTCACCTTCAAGAGGGCCATTGCCGCGCTCTCCTTCTGGCAGAAGGTCAAGCTGGCCTGGGGCCTCTGCTTCCTGTCGGACCCCATCAG
- the PANX2 gene encoding pannexin-2, translating to MHHLLEQSADMATALLAGEKLRELILPGAQDDKAGALAALLLQLKLELPFDRVVTIGTVLVPILLVTLVFTKNFAEEPIYCYTPHNFTRDQALYARGYCWTELRDALPGVDASLWPSLFEHKFLPYALLAFAAIMYVPALGWEFLASTRLTSELNFLLQEIDNCYHRAAEGRAPKIEKQIQSKGPGITEREKREIIENAEKEKSPEQNLFEKYLERRGRSNFLAKLYLARHVLILLLSVVPISYLCTYYATQKQNEFTCALGASPDGPAGGPGPAVRVSCKLPSVQLQRLVAGVEIVLLCFMNLIILVNLIHLFIFRKSNFIFDKLHKVGIKTRRQWRRSQFCDINILAMFCNENRDHIKSLNRLDFITNESDLMYDNVVRQLLAALAQSNHDSTPTVRDSGVQTVDPSANPAEPDASSEPPVVKRPRKKMKWIPTSNPLPQPFKEQLAIMRVENSKAEKPKPVRRKTATDTLIAPLLDAGARAAHHYKGGGDAAASSEPPAAAGDKKHARHFSLDVHPYILGTKKPKPEAAPAAVLPASRSQEGSFLSQGEECMLGLAAVSTKDGPLSEKELPFSADPARAGLPATVPFHLCSPPKAPAAAPMSPAGLGKADPLAILSRNATHPLLHINTLYEAREDEEGGPHVPPDMGELIAIPPPQQILIATFDEPRTVVSTVEF from the exons ATGCACCACCTCCTGGAGCAGTCGGCGGACATGGCGACGGCGCTGCTGGCGGGCGAGAAGCTGCGGGAGCTGATCCTGCCGGGCGCCCAGGACGACAAGGCGGGCGCGCTGGCCGCGCTGCTTCTGCAGCTGAAGCTGGAGCTGCCGTTCGACCGCGTGGTCACCATCGGCACCGTGCTTGTCCCCATCCTGCTGGTCACCCTGGTCTTCACCAAGAACTTCGCAG AGGAGCCCATTTACTGTTACACTCCGCACAACTTCACCCGCGACCAGGCGCTGTACGCCCGCGGCTACTGCTGGACGGAGCTGCGGGACGCGCTGCCCGGCGTGGACGCCAGTCTCTGGCCGTCCCTGTTCGAGCACAAGTTTCTGCCCTACGCGCTGCTGGCCTTCGCCGCCATCATGTACGTGCCCGCGCTGGGCTGGGAGTTCCTGGCCTCCACGCGCCTCACGTCGGAGCTCAACTTTCTGCTGCAGGAGATCGACAACTGCTACCACCGCGCGGCCGAAGGCCGGGCCCCCAAGATCGAGAAGCAGATCCAGTCCAAGGGGCCCGGCATCACTGAGCGCGAAAAGCGGGAGATCATCGAGAACGCTGAGAAGGAGAAGAGCCCGGAGCAGAACCTGTTCGAGAAGTACCTGGAGCGGCGCGGCCGCAGCAACTTCCTGGCCAAGTTGTACCTGGCGCGGCACGTGCTCATCCTGCTGCTCAGCGTGGTGCCCATCTCCTACCTGTGCACCTACTATGCCACCCAGAAGCAGAACGAGTTCACGTGCGCGCTGGGCGCCTCGCCCGACGGGCCAGCAGGCGGCCCGGGCCCCGCGGTGCGCGTCAGCTGCAAGCTGCCGTCGGTGCAGCTGCAGCGCCTGGTCGCGGGCGTGGAGATAGTGCTCCTGTGCTTCATGAACCTCATCATCCTCGTCAACCTCATCCACCTCTTCATCTTCCGCAAGAGCAACTTCATCTTCGACAAGCTGCACAAGGTGGGCATCAAGACGCGCCGCCAGTGGCGCCGCTCGCAGTTCTGCGACATCAACATTCTGGCCATGTTCTGCAACGAGAACCGCGACCACATCAAGTCGCTCAACCGGCTGGACTTCATCACCAACGAGAGCGACCTCATGTACGACAACGTGGTGCGGCAGCTGCTGGCCGCGCTAGCGCAGTCCAATCACGACTCCACGCCCACCGTGCGCGACTCCGGCGTCCAGACGGTGGACCCCAGCGCCAACCCCGCCGAGCCCGACGCCTCCTCCGAGCCGCCGGTGGTCAAGCGCCCGCGCAAGAAGATGAAGTGGATCCCCACCAGCAACCCCCTGCCGCAGCCCTTCAAGGAGCAGCTAGCCATCATGCGCGTGGAGAACAGCAAGGCCGAGAAGCCCAAGCCCGTGCGCAGGAAGACGGCCACCGACACGCTCATCGCGCCGCTGCTGGACGCGGGCGCCCGCGCTGCGCACCACTACAAGGGCGGCGGGGACGCGGCCGCCTCCTCCGAGCCGCCCGCCGCGGCAGGGGATAAGAAGCACGCGCGGCATTTCTCCCTGGACGTGCACCCCTACATCTTGGGCACCAAAAAGCCCAAGCCCGAGGCCGCTCCCGCCGCCGTCCTGCCTGCCTCCCGGAGCCAGGAGGGGAGCTTCCTTTCGCAAGGAGAGGAGTGCATGCTGGGCCTGGCCGCCGTGTCCACCAAAG ATGGCCCACTCTCCGAGAAGGAACTCCCATTCTCAGCAGATCCTGCCCGGGCAGGGCTTCCAGCCACAGTCCCATTTCATCTCTGCTCTCCCCCCAAGGCCCCTGCTGCAGCCCCGATGTCTCCAGCAGGCCTGGGCAAGGCTGACCCCTTGGCCATCCTGAGCCGGAATGCTACTCACCCCCTTCTCCACATCAACACGCTGTATGAGGCCCGGGAAGATGAGGAAGGGGGTCCCCATGTGCCCCCGGACATGGGCGAGCTCATTGCCATCCCACCCCCCCAGCAGATCCTCATTGCCACCTTCGATGAGCCCAGGACAGTCGTGAGTACAGTGGAGTTTTGA